Within Vigna unguiculata cultivar IT97K-499-35 chromosome 2, ASM411807v1, whole genome shotgun sequence, the genomic segment CGCCGCCGTGTTGTGCGTTTGCCTCTCTGCCTGTGTGTGTGGTTTGGTTTCTGAAAAACGAGTTAGGGAAAGGAAGGAAAGGAAGTTGCCAACACTCACGTTGTCCTGTCTGTCTgcacattttaaatattcatattttaatattaagttaattatatatgtaaattaattaagttaataaaataaaaacaataaaatatatatttaaatgtaactcatagaaattacaaatatagtttttttacaATAACGGTTGCTTCTAAATAATTCGTTTGCGTTCTTCCTCGTAAGTTTCACCGTCATCGCCGGAACCCTAATTTGATCTGCCGGAACTCGAATCCACCGGTTAGCTTCAATTGACTCTGTCAGTGTtccgtttttgttttttttttagtgcAGTGAAATTACGCTCACACTCAGATTTCTGTGTTGAAGGGAGTAGATGACTGCACGATTGGGGAATAGGTGAGATCACGCAGGGTTGGATTTCCTCGCCGGATGGAGGGAGGTAGCGTCTCTAGACTTACTTGTTCTGGTACTGTTCATGTCCAACTTTGGGTTCTTAATCTTCTCCTTTGCTGTGATTAGGTTAAGACTTTTGCTTCCTTTGCTTTGAAATGGTGAGTCTTGTTTGAAAAATGATTACTTTCTACTTATCTGCTCTAATGGGCTAATTCACGCAcagaattttttttcaactacaTGGTACTTTACTATAGTGAAATCTGTGTGTGTAAActgtttgtttttttcttttttttttttcttctcatactCAGTCTGAACAAGGAAACACTTCAATTGGATccgaattttattttattttgtactcTTTTGGAAAAGAACTGTCTGATGTATCCATGTTTGACCTTGCCATGTTTTTAATAAGACTAATAAATAGGTCGGTGATGTTCCTTAGACCCTGGCATAAGAAGTTTTCTCACAGTATGACAGTGAAGATTAACATGTAGGAATCATTTATGGaatcttaatttggtccttaGTTATACAGCTTTATCTTCCACATTCAAAATCACTTTTCTATTCAGTAAGAAATCTTTAAATCTTAGGGATTGGTTTCTACTTCCTCACCCTAAAAAGTGTACCATTACAATAGCAGAACCTAATTTAACAGTACCATggtatttgttttttcttttatttggctATATTAGGTAGTTTAGCTATTATATAACCTCAATGCCATGTTATTTATGGTGTTATATGTGTAGGACACAGTATGATGTAATTTCCTTTACCTATAGTTACGAGTTTATGTAAATTATGGTGTTTGACAACCTTGGCAAATACTGATCAAGGTTCAACTATACAAAGTCTACTAAACCATTAAACAAGAAAATGTTAATGAAACACTGATCATCGAAACCAAATTCAGTTATTTCTAGTGAATAAATAATATGCATAATTTGATTTGCTCTGACGATATATACTGATTAGCTGTGATATATATTGCTTTGATTTGCTCATTGCAGTTTATGTTTGCCAACAATGATGATCTTTACTATTTATTAACTGAGCTTCAAGGGAATTATTCAGTGAGCAATGATTATAGACAAATTTACTGGATCTGTTGAAGGTAAGAAAACTTTTTCCACCCGTAAGTTGTAACTGTGCTTCAGCGTATgtataaaatagtaaataatccATGTGAGGCTTAggatttgattaattttttttaaaccttcatgtttttttattgttattaatacataaaaaatttatatgcgTGATATGTTTTCTTTTGACTGTTCTCTCTTTGTTTCCATCAATTCTTGATAAATGAGAATATCATTAACTACTCAATATTCTCTAAAGTTAATGCTAATGTGTATCCCTTTGACATAATTATCTCTCCTCATCAGCAGataatttagttattcatcttgtgctctctctatatatattttttaactcacAGGTTTAGCCTTTCAGTCGTTGAGCATATCTACAATTTCAGAGCTGTTGAGTAAACAACACTGGTCTGAGCTCAGACCCCTTTTTAGAACAACCAAACCAACAATATTCATCGACCAATTGTTCAATGCGGGGGTTGATTCAGAGCTTGTTTTGAGGTTCTTTCAGTGGTCTCAGAAAGAGTTTAGAATTTCATATGGTCTTGAAACCACTGCCAAAATTTTACATCTTCTAGCAAATTCAAAAAAGTACTCTAAAGTCAGGTCctttttggataaatttgtgaAGAACGAGAAGCACACAGTTTCTTCTGTTTTTCACTCCCTCTTGTCGGTTGGTGTCCGACCGTGTACAAATGCTCTAATAATTGATATGTTGATCTTAGGATATGCAAGAAATTTACAAATTCGTGCTGCCTGTGAAACATTTAGGCGATCTCATGATTATGGATATAAGTTATCACTGAATTCATGCAATTCGTTGTTGAGTGGTCTGGTGAAGGAGAATGAAACAGGAGAAATGGAATACGTGTACAACGAAATGATAAAGAGGAGAATTATGCCTAACTtgataacatttaatatttatattaatggtCTCTGTAAAGCTGGTAAGTTGAATAAGGCAGAGGATGTCATTGAAGACATTAAAGCCTGGGGATTTTCTCCAAATGTAGTTACTTATAACACTTTGATTGATGGGCATTGTAAGAAGGGCAGTGCTGGAAAAATGTACAGAGCTGATGCCATTTTGAAGGAAATGCTTGCTAATAAAATTTCCCCAAATGAGAGATCCTTTAATTCTCTTATTGATGGTTTTTGTAAGGATGAGAATGTGTTGGCTGCAAAAAAGGCTTTAGAAGAGATGCAAAGACTGGGACTAAAACCTAATTTAGTTACTTATAACTCACTGATAAATGGTTTATCTACTAACGGGAAGCTAGATGAGGCCATTGCTTTGTGGGATAAGATGGATGGCATAGGTTTGAAGCCAAATATTGTTACTTATAATGTTCTTATTAATGGACTTTGTAAGAGGAAGATGATGTGGGAAGCAAGAAAACTCTTTGATGATATAGCTAGGCAAGGTTTGGTACCCAATGCAATAACATTTAATACATTGATTGATGCATTCTGCAAAGACGGGATGGTGGAAGACGCATTTGCTATGCATAAATCGATGCGAGAAGAAGGGATTTTTCCAAATGTTTCAACCTATAATACCTTAATTGCAGGCTTGTGCAGGAACCAGAACGGGAGAGCTGCAAAGGATCTTCTTAATGAAATGCTGACCAATGGCCTGAATGCTGATGTTATAACATATAACATCTTAATAGATGGATGTTGCAAAGAAAATGAATCAAGTAAGGGAGAAAAATTACTTGGTGAAATGGTCAACCTTGGTGTCAAACCTAATCATATAACGTATAATACTTTGATGGATGGATATTGCATGGAGGGAAATGTGAAGGCAGCATTGAAGGTCAGGACCCAGATGGAGAAAGAAGGGAAGCGGGCAAATGTTGCTACATATAATGTACTGATTAAAGGATTTTGTAGAACAGGCAAGCTAGAGGATGCAAACAGGCTTATTAATGAGATGTTGGAAAAAGGTTTGAATCCGAATCGAACTACCTACGATATTGTAAGATTGGAAATGCTGGATAAAGGTTTTGTTCCAGACATAGAAGggcatttatataatatttctaGTAGGTCTTGACATGAAAGAAATTTCATTATTAGTGTATTAGAGTTTGGCttcatgaaaaaaatttacTGAATTGGTACATTTAGAAAGTTTACAAATCTTACTTTCGGCCTTTTTCTCTCTTGGATAAGTGTTATACAGCATTACCATGTAGGGTAGTAATTGAATGTTGGTAACTTGGCATTACGGTTTTGACAGCATGAAATGGACATTCATTTCGTTTGTTGTATTGAAGTTTGAGGTCCATTTCCTTTGGTTTGGATTAGTTTTACAtcatttacattgaaaaagacTGATTTTTGTTACAAAATGTTTGTTTGAACGGTGAAATAATGCTATTTTTGGACCTGTACATATAAAAGTATTATGTGAACAATTTCCTGGGTAGAACATCAATTGTTCTGTCGCATAATGGAAGAAAGCATTAGAGTGTTTGTTTCAAGTTATCTAATTTTATTCCTAGGTAGAAGAATATTAGGAataactttttgaaaattttaaaagacgcttgattaaaaaaataaagcatgtgcggatattttttatttacagaataattaaaatgtttggttaacaacatattttgttAGTAATATACATTAAAGTTGCTAAAATACCTcctatgtaaaagattgttattgcactaacagaaaaaaaaaatactataattattatgatttgatctaaattgaatatatatatatattatatattacggATATTAGAAAACTAAGATTTTAACCTAGATTTCTTTATTGCCAAAAgagtatttatttagatttacCTTAGTCTAAACTCCCAAGTGAAACATAAACCTCTAATGCAATTTATATATCAGAAATCtctaattcaatttattttaacatgagTACCACACGCGTGTAAACGAGTCACACACTTGTAAGTAAGAAAGCACACCCTTGTTTAACAAAACATTTACGCACAAGAGAAACCACACCTTCCCAATGCCAACAAAACCACTGAGAATTGAGAAGTGATACATTGACACCCTTCACGATTTATACTTTCTCTTACAATCATTTttcgttaattttttatttaacattttaattaaataacttaattcaataatttattattagttgGAGTTGTTAAATGTTTATAACGGAGAACGTAAGAGGACAAAAAagtttttttcaattcatttaaACGAAATATTTTTCTGAAACTGGCATGACAGTATTCAGTGATTCAATATCAAAACACTATTGCTGATAACATATTCTATCAATTACTTTTTAACCAAATAACAAACTCTCTAAAGGAATGAACATATAATGGAAATGCAACTTAACTACGAAAAAGTATATTCGCCTTATTTGGATTTCATTCTCAAAACTTCTACGcataaatgaatttgaataaataagaaataacatACAATTCTGAAACCGTGTATTAGGTGAGGAATACGATGACTTCACCATAGATTAGTTTCACAACGTAAATGAAAAGCTGTTTTCTATTACATGAAAGTTGTCCGTGACGGTGGAGGAAgaataagaaacaaaataatcCTGTGTTTTATACCCTTTAGCGTATGAATGCATCATCAACTATACATCCAGGCTACATAACACTGCTGCTAACAATAGAACCATTCATACAACATAATCAAGACATCTTTTTAGGCCTTTGTATCCCCCTCTACAGAACATTACTTAATTTAATCGAAACACACCAAAGGATATCACATTTTATGCATCCAATTATATTACTGAAACCCTAAATAGAAAAAGGCATATTTATGAATTCCCAAATAGAAAAGGCAGGGGAGAATTAAATGAGGTAATATAACTGGAGGCGTAAGTGCATATATGAGAAATATCGATCACAATCCTCGGGGCTTTTTTACTATTATAAGGTAACTCCATCCTTCTCTACCATGTAACAGATTATATCAAATTCAAACTTGCTAAAAACTCTCAAACTTGTTACCACATTGATGCAAGAATGTGATTGATTGCTAAAACCCAACCCAAAACACTGATTTCCTTCCAGCATGAAGGATCAATAAACTAAGATAGAATACTAAAATTGTATACGAAAAAATCTGGCTTGATGTTTGATATAAAGCTAACAATAGAATAGTTCACACAACatgataaaaaacataaaacaaaaagataaatcAAATAAGAAAGTAGTCACATATTCTTCAAGCCTCAACCTCACTTCTCAGACGAGTTGGGACCCCTCTTCTTGCCAAATCCCACCACTACAAACAACATAAACCGAACCCCTCGTTAGAGACCGTACAACTAATTATCCATCTTCTACTTTCGTAACACACAGAATATCACTCAATAGTACGAAATGGGAATTGAAGCAAAAATTAGGGTTTGATAAAATACCGGCGGTGACGAATCGGCGATTGTACTGCATCCTCTTGTGGGCGCGTCCACGTGGCTTCTTCTTTTTGTCCTGCTTAGCTACTTTGGGGGTTTGGCCCCTGACTTTGCCAGCACGTGCAAGTGATCCGTGAACCTTACCTGCAAATTGCGTTATGTGCGATTAGGTGTGCACAAGAACGAAACACTGTAATACCTTATTTTCAAACAGTAGCGATAACTTAACTCACCCATCACAGCGACGATGAATTTCGCTTCTGATTACTCTATTTTCGCTTCGATCACTTACTGCCGCAGAACCAGAAAACCTGACTCAGTTATGCTATTAGTATTGTTAGGATTTAGGGTTGGGTCGCGGGTTCAAATATCCAAAATATATGGGCCTGGCATTTGCATGTTTATTGGTCCAATTCATTCCTAAGTTAAACCAGCGTaggaaagaaaaggaagaaaaataaaagacaaaaaaagaggggttaattttatattaattatttaagattgctaaatatatatataattttttatcttttttttcttccttttctttcctACGCTTTAATATAAGGAGgggttaattttatattaattatttaagattgataaatataatatatatatatatatatatataaatataaatataatatatatatatatatatatatataaagatagaTCACTAAAAAGGTTGAAAATCTTCCTTACGTTAGCTACTTGAAGTGGAATTTAGATTCTCTTTTGGATGTTTTGGTGTTATTTTTCTACTGTGTCTCTATAATACACTGATTTTcactaattttgacattttaaaatatattaaaaagatatttaaaatgtcaacacggtgtatttttaatgttcagcaAATAACAATACCAAAAAAATTAGTACAAAATCTTAATTCCTTAAAGAAACTATATACATGTCTCTTcaagattacaaaaatataccattttatgatattttcaaGAATTTTGACAATTCATTCTAAATTAAATTGGAAGTGGAAGTGGAAAGAATTGactcattatttaaaatttaattttgacgAAATTATACAATTAGAGTTATTTTGTCACGGAATAttaatcatttttgttttgtttttcaaatgttAATTCCTCTAACTTTTTTCGTGTTTTTGACTggtaatattttaaacattgttgagcaaataaattaatattttattactttaagaATATATAcattatgattttattacaaAACCAAACACAAATTAGTTTTCATTTATTCCATAGATATGCAAGAAAACTGCCATTGAATTTATAAGCTTCAGTAATCAACTTGCAAAGCAGATTTTTCTTATAAGTTATAAATTTGGTCTATACGATCTATATGAGTATTTTATAGACGTTGATTTTAGTTATATCTATAGACTGGATTGGAGAAAACTCTTCTAGGTATGTTTGGGAAGATAAACACagttgattaaaaaatttaatttaatattatatgatatttacgattataatattttcttaacctGATCCACCGTGGATTTAAACTAATGGAACCGGATGATAAATAGGGTACATCCAATTCTTTGatccattataaaatttatatatatttttttcatttaatccGGATTTGAATACATGGAATTGGCCATAAGTTTTAAGATTACAgcaaaataatcattttttgtGTGTGAATATATAAGGAATAATCTttcttaaaaatcaaatttcagcaATGGTCAATCTAACAcacattttagaaaataatcttccaataaaaagtaaataataaaattgtatctAATCGGTCTAAATGATGTCAAGCAATATAGTTTACTTAGATTCAATTAACCTCATTTCTAAAAAAGGTTACAcaatattttaagatatatttatgGGTGAAGATATTCAAATACTAACAAATCTGGTCAACATAATTGTGTCTTCATGTTTTTCGATACTCAATATTTACAAGATATTTTTGGTATATTTGTAAGATGTtacattataaatattgttattatttaatcatGATAAGTGAAATACTTATTCTTTTAAAGACTTGAGCATAGGTTAAAAAGCCTCTTGCACCTAAATCTTTTTTCTGTATCTCAATCTTAAAAATATCTCACTAAGATCTATCAAACCATTTAGATTTCGTCAGATATCTCAAGATTTGTCTCAA encodes:
- the LOC114170163 gene encoding pentatricopeptide repeat-containing protein At1g09820-like codes for the protein MIIDKFTGSVEGLAFQSLSISTISELLSKQHWSELRPLFRTTKPTIFIDQLFNAGVDSELVLRFFQWSQKEFRISYGLETTAKILHLLANSKKYSKVRSFLDKFVKNEKHTVSSVFHSLLSVGVRPCTNALIIDMLILGYARNLQIRAACETFRRSHDYGYKLSLNSCNSLLSGLVKENETGEMEYVYNEMIKRRIMPNLITFNIYINGLCKAGKLNKAEDVIEDIKAWGFSPNVVTYNTLIDGHCKKGSAGKMYRADAILKEMLANKISPNERSFNSLIDGFCKDENVLAAKKALEEMQRLGLKPNLVTYNSLINGLSTNGKLDEAIALWDKMDGIGLKPNIVTYNVLINGLCKRKMMWEARKLFDDIARQGLVPNAITFNTLIDAFCKDGMVEDAFAMHKSMREEGIFPNVSTYNTLIAGLCRNQNGRAAKDLLNEMLTNGLNADVITYNILIDGCCKENESSKGEKLLGEMVNLGVKPNHITYNTLMDGYCMEGNVKAALKVRTQMEKEGKRANVATYNVLIKGFCRTGKLEDANRLINEMLEKGLNPNRTTYDIVRLEMLDKGFVPDIEGHLYNISSRS
- the LOC114171379 gene encoding 40S ribosomal protein S30 produces the protein MGKVHGSLARAGKVRGQTPKVAKQDKKKKPRGRAHKRMQYNRRFVTAVVGFGKKRGPNSSEK